The following is a genomic window from Neoarius graeffei isolate fNeoGra1 chromosome 16, fNeoGra1.pri, whole genome shotgun sequence.
AAACTTTCCacaaaaatcctgtcaggttagctcatgtttGCTAGCTAGCATTAATAGGGAAAAACAATGAACATTTATGAATaaattcccaaagaaatcctgtCGGGTTAGCTCACATTTGAGAGCTAGTTTTAGCAGAGAACGCTTATGAATGCTtttaagcttaaaaaaaaatatattctgGTTTTGCTAGCTAGTATTAGCAGGGAAGATAATACTGTTATTAACAAATTCTCTCAATTGGGTAGCTAACTAACATTACAAGGAAATATTATGAGGATTTTATAGCTAAATTCTTTCAAAAATCCTCTCAGATCAGATACTATTAATAGAGAGGATAGTAAAGCATAATAAATAAATTCCGCCAAGTTCAAGTTAGCTAGCTATCGCTATCATTATCAAACATGATGATTAACATTTAtaaagaaatcctgtcaggttagtaaGTGTCAACAGGGATTATACAAGTTAATAAGCATTATATAAATACATTATCAGAtcgatcctgtcaggttagctagcATTAGAGAGCTAGCTGGCATTATCAGGGAAGATGACGAACGTTTGTGAATAAATTCTCTCAAAGATCCTGTTTTAGctcgttaaagtgccattccaccattggatgtattctttggcataaaatacaatatattttatgacaacatgactagacagagaaatcttttagcttcaaaatgatatatcaaacataatttgacaacgacaagtatattaattttgcggccaaagtcacctacccttttaatttccgcgcggtagtgaaacatgatgtcatcggcaggttccccttcttgtgtaccacgtgtcggtctatttttagaccaggaaacccccaaagtgagagagtcatttctcctcgtatatgggggccaaaaaaattgcgaaaaattttgagttaatctttcagttagctagatttattggtattagctagatttattggtattatttttatcgcgttctatccaccattgctgataatatgtgccacgtcacgtggtacacaagaaggggaacctgccgatgacatcacgtgcggaaattaaaagggtaggtgactttggtcgcaaaattaatatacttgtcaaaaaaatgtgtttgatatatcattttgaagctaaaagatttctctatctagtgataccatttatacatgttgtcaaaatatattgtattttatgccaaagaatacatccaatggtggaatggcactttaagtatgctagctagaaaaaaaaaaaaaattatatatatgagtgattccacgcttatgggtactgaaatggggacatgaacttatttttaaaagttcacctaaaaccatttctttttttaccatcaggtcacaaaacatgtaatctttaatgaatgatatgttaaaagataactttaattttctgagatgtaataaaaacatatttatatgccaaagtcaagcctatgagttccaaaatgatgtctgttccattacttctgttacgattgtccatctcgcgtctgttacaaattaattacaatctagctatataccatgttaatcttattgaaagaatgtgtatgtttattctactacacatgtttattaattatatttgctaaaacatcaccttcctatgttccaaaaagtaattctacgttgttaaaattgagaatatatatgtccacaacacttctgttacgttctgactttggcatataaatatgtttttattacatctcagaaaattaaagttatcttttaacatatcattcattaaagattacatgttttgtgccctgatggtaaaaaaaagaaatggttttaggtgaatttttaaaaataagttcatgtccccatttcagtacccataagcgtggaatcactcatatatataaattTAGCTCATACTGGCTAGCTGGTAATTAACTGAATTTATAAAGAACGTCCTGTATGCATATAGGAAAATATTAACTGGGACTggataaatatatacagtatattttgaaAACATGAGGTAAAATGTGTGAATGGGACCTTCAGAGAGATTTCAGTGGTGAGAATTTCTCACAcagccaaaaataaataaataaaaatcttgcATAACGTGGTGATATAACACAATCTGCTTTAAGCTCATTGTTCCAAACACACACGTTTGTACAGTACAATGAAACACTTCTTTCGCATATCCCTCGCTGGAAATGATCtggggtcagagcacagggtcaggACTGGTATGGAGCCCCGGGGGCTGGAGGGGTGAAGGGTGTTGCTCAAGGGCTCAACAGCGTCTCTGAGGGATTTAAACTCCCAACGCTCCGGTTACTAGCACACAACCTTCATCACTGATCTACCCCTGCGCCTTCGGGAATAATCAGCAACAGCAGAGTAAACTAAAATGCAGATTTTCACTTCTGCTTTAGCATTGTTTTATtagtttctttgtttttctgtgtGTATTTGGTTTTAAATcactgtaagtaagtaaataaataaataaataaaagtgtgttCAAGTAGGTGATTTTGGCTCCAAAACTAAGCATCGTATTCCAGAAACATCCAAACTATAACATCCTTATCTGTTTAGTAACCGTGACAACGAGAAGTTAGGATCTTCGGAAGTCAGGACAATAGATATTAAAAGAAGAACAATGCCTCGGTCATTTATCTTATCTCCGCTCTAAATAGGAAATGAGGATTACAGGAGCGTCCTAACACACCCACCCAaatcccatttaaaaaaaaaaaaaagcaagccccCATCAGCAGTCTGACAGCAGAGCCAgatgaaattcaaatcacaggttgatATAAAGTACTCTCCTTCTCATGCATTAACGTTCACATGTTTTTAGGAACAACTCTACCTACACAATCTAACGAATGATCGTAAACAGTGTCGCTATTTTACAAAGAAAATATCTgttgacatggcaaagctttctttctctcttctaaggagacatttatttacttatggaaggagtctccagtgtcggagcTCTGTAAtacgggaaagtcttcaggacagagaattTTGCGTTTTCTGGTTTCTCTGTGACATGAAAAGCTGCACAGTTCCTCTGCAACGTGACAGAAAAGAGAAGCGCGATTGAGAGAACTACtttctattttattttaaatgtcaCTCAGGGTTCACATTAACGCAGAAATCGTGCATTTTTGTTGTTGATTTTTTTGCACAATCACGCATGTTCAGAATTTTAATGTGTCCTTGGACGCAGGGCTCCGACTTGAATTTTTCCTGATCACCTTGGCGAATTTgttagattatgttgtttggcaaacaaagcaaaaccGAACGGAACGAAAAGGTCACATGACATGACGTTATCACAACTGCGGATTCGTTTGCACGGCCATGTTGCctggcaagctttgtgtttgccagCAACCAGCACAAGTGTACGTACATGAGTGATTGTAAGCCAAATTTAATAAACCTCtagagataaacttgtagaagttacatctaaaaagaacaatgccaggttAACCACTTGCAAAGAATGACCTAAAATCCTTTAACTCCATGGATTCTcagtgaaaaaaagagaaaaaggcaGGATCGTGGTGGCACGCTGCgactcacgggcgattgctccaagacaacgagggaggctcagcctcctctaaaaattctggatctgaaactgcaaaagttataacattgctatttcagatccagaatcataaaaatgtgtgtgctcaacccaactacagtgtgaaatcattccgttataactttccccagttcgcctaatgtgtgcgtgagtttttccccctcgtgacagcacgatgcagcccagcctcagtggacttcactggcatttgggagctctgcgcttttcaatatcaaaatgcaagacgattattggacaaatactgcgaaaatgcccgcccacggactcccagcctcacagtgggagggacatggcaggttccgcgaggagactggtgattggtgaaagcggacggatattttctttgattgacagcttgtttcaactatagacaggcagcggtgaatttcagttcagtcccatgtggattcgcaagtgctgtggtgtattgtaagagatcagcttacatttccatttcattcattacatacggtttctaccagcttttttagtttgtatatattttcattgtaaataaaggtgttgtcaagtttgctatcttagttccagaaattttgtttatttgagtgactgaacttgaacttgagggggctagtcagctagcaagaaagctgcgcacggatgccaagcattgctgatttaattttggcgaagccatttgccagtcttcctttcgaggaaaaaataaaaattaaagagtagggtagaccaacgcctcaaattgacttggtgaaaaaggtagggaataatactcgttcctttcagctctcctggtacgagaaagtgaattgactaacagcaagtgacccacatcaacaacagtaaataggctacttcagTAATATGTcacggatggaccaaaaatatagaatctatttaaaatgtttatgctgagtatattatattggaatatatatttctctggatatgaattaaacaccgctacaatttggaaaacgtttaaacaaaaacacagccgagaacatttcacactacagacctggattaaaagtgaagggttatcaaaattgtcaataaaacatttctcagtcaaaataagtaaaatatagggaaagtgtcagtgaatgaaatgtgtggcacccagctctatgtttggctccccaaggtcagtgcttgtgcctattccagaacactctgctgttactgctgaggttcctgacaaagagctgctttcaataatgatcaatttttaaacaacatgccacaattttaaaatataaaatgttaaaacatacccccccaacaccaccatcatatatattggacagtaggctaatgggccaaaagaacctgttatttcacagtttgtgaccctgccaacaatcagccagatcagaggcaagagtatgggcaaggctgatgtgttttttcttttaaaatctggaaatatcgtaaccgaccagcctcccctgtttgaaagactaccagccgccactgctgcgaCTGTATGGCAGAAAAtatcatttttttctctctctgactgttatatataaaatatttgggacccacaaaaaaaaaaaaaaaaaaatgccaaggACCCCAGTTTGGCCAATCATGTGGGTCCTGGGGACCCAGAAAGAAAAATCCTAGTGCCATCCCTGTAACTATAAATTATTAGGAAATACAActtgttcattaataaataaattaaatgaagaaagaCTGAATTTAAAGAATCTTGAAAgtctgattaataataataataataataataataataataataacaactactCATCTGGCagacaggcaatgagcttatgccgtcatgtgttgtctgtcatcaTCCATATATCATGAAAAAATGCACAATGTCTGAAACAGCCGATTAGCATCACTGTGATTCCTTGAAATGACTATGCTAACCTGTCCCAGTAAGATGTTTAAAACACCTTTACCCAGAATCATGGAGACGGTTTTCATCAGCCTGACGAGTGCGTCGTTCTGCCGGACATTAAGCGTGAACGGCAGCGTGCCCTGGCTCTTCCGGCGCACGTAGATGAAGATGCGGGTGTATATGGCCACCATGATGGAGAAGGTCATAAGGTTGAGAACAGCCCAGAACACCAGGAAGCTGCGGGTGTAAAGCGGCGCCACGGTGGAGCAGGACGCAATATCGCACACACAGTTCCAGCCCATGGTGGGGACGAGGCCCATGATGATGGCTATGACCCAGATACTCACGATGAACAGCAGCACGCGACGGTTGGACATAGTGCTGTGCAGCTGCATGGTGAAAATGCTCTGGTGTCTCTCCCATGCCACAGCCAGCAGGTTGACCACAGACGCCGTTAGACTCATCTCGATCAGCGCTCCTCGCACCAGCCACTGATTCTGCGTGAGCCCGATGGTCCACGGTCCCGTGTGGAAGATGAGGTTGAGGTAGGAGATGCCAGCAAACAGGTCCGCTGCCGCCATGTTGCCCAACAGGTAATAGATGGGGAAGTGGAAGCGGCGGTTCACGATGATGGCCACCATCACCAGCAGGTTGGCGAGGAGGATGAAGCTACACACAGGGACCCCGAGTCCCACCACCACGAAGTCCCTCGGCTTCCAGGTCGCACTGATGGTCTTGTTTTTAATCGCATAGAAAAAGGAGACGTTCTTCTCGTGTCCCTCGCACATCTTCAGCATTGGACAagtgatccaaagtgtcatctgcTAGATTCTGCTTTCCTGTGGGAGTAGCTCGTCCTCCATCAGGGACGTCCAGTCAAAAGGGGAAGACTGAATGTTCTGGTCATCAAAGTGGAAATGGTTTCTGTccttaaaaaaaacagtgagaatAAGAATACATACATAAGCGGGGGTCAGATATGTCTAATTATGAATTCGCTGGATTTCAAGTCAGAATTTttcttttatattaaaaaaaaaaaaaaaacaccacacacacatggacGTGAGGAAGATTTTCCTCAACCTGACAAGTGTATTGTTTGGCATGAAAgacatcattttaatcataaaaactaAATCTCCTCAGAAAGACACAGGCTTCAGACCATTTCTCAAATTTGAAAACACTCATTACCTGTGCATTAAAGGGgaaatgaagtcatttttaaacttgctttatttcttgtgttattcaattatatgtttttggttttagtaaccctatatcgtgactcatatcggcaactaattgcaattaaatattatactcatcggcctattcggttcttagccatgttgaattgagttcgtttggtccacggcaggcgtcacttatccgcgcgatcttcacgagacttgtgcgagacttcgaaacgtgaagtgtcagccaggtgtcagtgccgccattttgaaaactgttttccaaacgagatATTGCacaaaaaatgagtttaaatgacgattactgcctactttttttcaaactttcctgattgctatcaaaacaaacaaaacttccggcttgattacatcagcattcgaaagagcatGTATTtatcaacgttggcagatgttgccctgtgtctgaaatcgctccctcctcgttagattagattagatagaactttattgatccctttgggagggtttcctcagggaaattaaaattccagcagcatcattacaggataaacagaatagaaaatagagaaagcttctagataaattaaattaagtatttacatatacaaataaaaaaaaaagaataagatatgggaaaagaattattagatagatagacagacagacagacagacattttgTAGTACTGTCCGAAACCGtagtgaggattatttgcaccctatatagtgcactcaaagtatccacaatgcatcacgaaaagtagtctacaacgatggtcactgaccaaagcaatatatcccatcatgcattgcggtcgcgctgaaagaaatcaaattaaaagtctcaaatttgatttaataaaaggcagcggcaaagaagaacgaaagtattcagccttgatttaaaagaactgaaagttgcaggtactttgtattgattaatgtaggaaatgcgctcagtataacatggatttatcacaaaaaacacacgcatgtatttattattttgaaaacccaccagccgactgatctggcacgttttaattgtgtgacagcaatgatgtaaataccagcgtgacggactagtgtccgaaagcgtttttttcattttaccaatgagctcactgtatagtcctctatatagtaattccctatatagggagtagggaacgagtgagcgatttcggacacagcgtttgatttccgctgtacgttttacttccgtcctacgatgtctcgcacaggtctcaaagaatctcgtttacggccattgctttgacatacggactgatatattacagagcgtatttcaaaaacactcataacttgctatagcagcgacaaaatagcgatcaaaaatgcattcctatacttaataaaatgagatcaatagaattttgatgataaaaaaaaatttggcttcagttcccctttaagcgtGAAAATGAAACACAAGTACAAATTATCATGCTAATTTAATCTTTTCTTTTAAATTCAACTGTTAGTAAGAAAGTAGGATACAGTCGTTTGAGAACATTACAAAATCCAAACCTGTTTCTCTGCAAAGCTGAACATCAAATTCAACACGGTCAGTATTCCAGGAGTGTCCGATATGGAAAATAATTACGCAATGATACTTAAAAGTTTTCACGATATAAGTCATGTATACAATTTTGTAGTATTTCAAGATGACTCTGAGAAAAGCATGAGCATGTTGGTGTTGTTTAAAGCCTATAAAATTTCCTATTGACTTTAGCTCCAGGGTCTGGGCTTCGATCCAGAGCTCAGGTTctccttgccccttttccaccaaagcagttccagggctggttcggggccagtgcttagtttggaaccgggttttctgtttccactgacaaagaactggctctggggccagaaaaaccggttccaggctagcaccaactctctgctgggccagaggaaagaaccgcttacgtcagcggggggggggcggagttgttaagaccgacaacaataacaagaccgcgaaagatcgccatttttaaatgtcaagtcaagtcaaggtttatttataaagcactttaaaaaacaacaacagggcaGTTGACCAAAGTGCTGACAAAAGGCCCTAAACACGCAAGACTTGAAAGACACGCAGGACTTGAGAACAACCGTAAAACACATAGGAGAACAATAATAAAATACCAGCACAAGAGGGGGGCTATTTACAGTAGatggaatatctcatctcatctcattatctgtagccgctttatccttctacagggtcgcaggcaagctggagcctatcccagctgactacgggtgaaaggcggggtacaccctggacaagtcgccaggtcatcacagggctgacacatagacacagacaaccattcacactcacattcacacctacggccaatttagagtcaccagttaacctaacctgcatgtctttggactgtgggggaaaccggagcacccggaggaaacccacgcggacacggggagaacatgcaaactccgcacagaaaggccctcgccggccccggggctcgaacccggaccttcttgctgtgaggcgatagcgctaacaccactacaccaccgtgccgccctagatggaatataaatatattaaaagAATAAAACAAAGTGACAATTTTGCCAATAAAAGATGGGTTAAAAGCGGGATTTCAGACATAGATAGATAAAATAAAACCTCAAAAGCCCTAGGTATATTAAAACAGACGAGACTAAGGTCTTATAGAGTTAAAAGCCTGTGCATAGAAATGCGTTTTAAGGTAGGTTTTAAAATCAGACAAGGAGGGGGCCAGGCGGATGTGAAGAGGgagctcattccagagtttagggcCAATGACAGCAAAGGCCCTGTCCCCTCTACTCTGTAGTCTGGAGGGGGGCACATCTAGTAGTAGTTGGTCAGCTGACCTCAGTGCTCTGGCGGGAGTGTGAATTTTTAAAAGATCAGCCAGGTAGGATGGTGCCAACCCGTGtaaagatttaaaaacaaataaaagaatcttAAAATGTATTCTATACTGTATAGGGAGCCAGTGGAGGGCAGCCAGCACCGGTGTAATATGCTCACGCCTTCTTGTTTTGGTAAGAAGGCGGGCTGCAGCATTTTGAACTAGTTGTAGGCGTGAGAGGGCAGTAGCGCTTATGCCAGCATACAAAGCATTACCATAGTCCAGGCGTGAGGAGACAAATGCATGGATGACCATTTCGAAATTTTTAAAAGATAAAAAAGGTTTAACCTTGGATAAAAGCCGTAATTGATAAAAGCTAGATCTAACAAccatatttatttgtttttccattttaaagaggGGATCTAAGTACACGCCAAGGTTTTTTGCAGTACCTTTCTCGTAGGGTCCAAGAGGGCCAAGGTCAATGTGTCGGCCACGGGAAGCGCTAGGCTGAAATACTAGAATTTCAGTTTTGCTctcattaaaatttaaaaaaatttaggGCCATCCAGGctttgacgagaagcagcagctgtacaaacgcgaagtcatccattattattattgttgttgttgctgctgctgcttcttccgcgttgtttttgcttcgatattcgcgccaaggtttatgtaaacatagcaatgtaactgacatatacagcgacgcaatgatgtatacaatgacgtaactgacgtatacagcgacgtaatggcatgtcttctcttagcactgcgagcgatggaaaagcaaactggttctcagctggctcgcaagttgaacgagttgtgaaccagcaccggccccgaaccagccctggaactgatttggtggaaaaggggtgtgtgtgggtttcatatgggttctccagtttcctccaaactTTCTCCCAAAAAACATGCAGACAGGTGGATCAGAAATGGTAAAACTGCCCCTAGGTGTGATTTCGCTATGCCTTATCCCCAGCGTTCTTGGGATTGGCTCCGGATCcagtgtgaccctgaccaggataaagactGAATGAATAACTcagtagacgctcttatccagagtgacgtacaacatacccagagcagcctgggaagcagttgggggttagatgccttgctcaagggcacttcaaccattccggctggtccagagaatcaaaccgaCAAAGCTGCttatctaaccattaggccatggcgaaTGGCTTTCCCATACAAAAAGAAACTTTCAATGTGTCGCTCTCACACCAGTACTGGGGTTGGTATCGGATCCAACTCACAGATGAATTTTATGCCTTGTGTTTGTGAACTGAAACATCAGCTCTTGTACGCGCATGCAAATTGTCGGGAGTATCCGATCAGCATCATGTATCAGACAGTACTCAGAGTT
Proteins encoded in this region:
- the lpar2a gene encoding lysophosphatidic acid receptor 2a — translated: MTLWITCPMLKMCEGHEKNVSFFYAIKNKTISATWKPRDFVVVGLGVPVCSFILLANLLVMVAIIVNRRFHFPIYYLLGNMAAADLFAGISYLNLIFHTGPWTIGLTQNQWLVRGALIEMSLTASVVNLLAVAWERHQSIFTMQLHSTMSNRRVLLFIVSIWVIAIIMGLVPTMGWNCVCDIASCSTVAPLYTRSFLVFWAVLNLMTFSIMVAIYTRIFIYVRRKSQGTLPFTLNVRQNDALVRLMKTVSMILGAFVICWTPGLVILLLDGLQCQHCHVLKYEKYCLVLAECNSLVNPIIYSCRDADMRNTFKRILCFLCRRNREQEVEPSPISTDTLKSERLLMEKYSDNHNHRARMSS